A single genomic interval of Picosynechococcus sp. PCC 7003 harbors:
- a CDS encoding bifunctional UDP-sugar hydrolase/5'-nucleotidase, producing the protein MAAPYLAKNQRRSRFLWIGDATQPVTEIEITPNLSSRYQIPRAADLPVVTPFRLKILHFNDLHGRIAHLAPEGNIPVFSRLVFRYHQQQRKYADNPQAGVLLLSAGDDMVGTPFDALVSEGNHPYDLYQALGVDAAALGNHDLDLGTHALAKMIQRSGAFPVLSANLMPPAQLKKCVYPAALLDVKGVRVGIIGLTTSAQMKGSDARNLTFVDPVRVVKNLLPVLRPYCHVLIVLSHLGYDLHSTSATVEGYGDRQLAAQLPRGAVDLIIGGHTHHILNETCLDQGNIVNGIPIVQAGTLGRFLGEVTITLRDQQQPATVTNAKLSVTADLPVDQAFEQIQITPIVASLHQKLNQPLGIVANHPDLETDAVLNDFASHESAFANFITAGMVAQARKKGYAVDFALTDAAVVRTGLPTDNLVYGDWFAVMPHADTLRLFQLTGEQLWALLQDNARRANRCGEPHLERGFVQFSGQIRYQIRLGENRAAARATEIFVQGIPLKEQLAQTFTFVTHSFIRQAACHWERQFQQQYPAIALFDLDQQPSKDTEILLREALISHIKIDGGVTKAGGVVRDGRLQIDDI; encoded by the coding sequence GTGGCGGCTCCCTATCTTGCCAAAAATCAACGGCGATCGCGCTTTTTATGGATCGGCGATGCGACCCAACCCGTCACCGAAATTGAGATTACGCCGAATCTTTCCAGTCGCTACCAAATTCCCCGTGCCGCCGACCTGCCCGTGGTGACCCCCTTTCGGTTAAAAATTTTGCATTTTAATGATCTGCATGGACGGATCGCCCACCTTGCCCCAGAGGGAAATATTCCCGTTTTTTCGCGCCTTGTGTTCCGTTATCACCAGCAACAACGCAAGTATGCCGATAATCCCCAGGCGGGGGTGTTACTGCTTTCGGCGGGGGATGACATGGTGGGAACGCCTTTTGATGCACTGGTTTCCGAAGGCAACCACCCCTACGATCTCTACCAAGCCTTGGGGGTCGATGCCGCCGCTCTAGGGAACCATGATCTCGATTTGGGAACCCATGCCCTCGCCAAAATGATTCAGCGGTCGGGGGCGTTTCCGGTGTTGTCAGCTAATCTGATGCCACCAGCCCAGTTAAAAAAGTGTGTTTATCCGGCGGCATTACTAGATGTAAAAGGGGTGCGGGTCGGCATAATCGGGCTAACCACCTCGGCACAAATGAAGGGTTCCGATGCGCGGAATTTAACCTTTGTCGATCCGGTGCGGGTTGTTAAAAATTTGCTGCCTGTGCTGCGTCCCTATTGCCATGTGCTGATTGTCCTCAGTCATCTGGGCTATGATTTGCACTCGACCAGTGCCACCGTCGAAGGTTATGGCGATCGCCAACTGGCGGCACAGTTACCCCGTGGCGCAGTGGATCTGATTATCGGCGGCCATACCCACCACATTTTGAATGAAACCTGTCTGGATCAAGGCAATATTGTTAACGGCATTCCCATTGTGCAGGCGGGAACCTTGGGGCGGTTTTTGGGGGAAGTGACCATTACCCTCAGGGATCAGCAGCAACCAGCCACCGTCACCAATGCCAAACTGTCTGTAACGGCGGATCTCCCTGTGGATCAAGCCTTTGAACAAATCCAAATTACGCCCATTGTTGCGTCGCTGCATCAGAAATTAAATCAGCCCTTGGGCATTGTTGCGAATCATCCCGATTTGGAAACCGATGCCGTTTTAAATGATTTCGCCAGCCATGAATCTGCCTTTGCCAATTTCATTACCGCAGGGATGGTGGCTCAGGCAAGAAAAAAAGGTTATGCCGTGGATTTTGCCCTGACCGATGCGGCGGTGGTACGGACGGGACTGCCAACGGACAATTTAGTCTATGGTGATTGGTTTGCGGTGATGCCCCATGCCGATACGTTGCGGTTGTTTCAACTCACCGGGGAACAGCTCTGGGCTTTGTTGCAGGACAATGCACGGCGGGCAAATCGCTGCGGGGAACCCCACCTAGAACGGGGTTTTGTGCAGTTTAGCGGACAAATTCGTTACCAGATTCGGCTCGGTGAAAATCGGGCGGCGGCACGGGCAACGGAGATTTTTGTGCAGGGCATCCCGTTAAAAGAGCAACTGGCGCAAACTTTTACTTTTGTCACTCATAGTTTTATTCGCCAAGCGGCTTGCCACTGGGAACGGCAATTTCAACAACAATATCCGGCGATCGCCCTGTTTGATCTCGACCAACAACCGAGCAAAGATACGGAGATTCTGTTGCGAGAGGCGTTGATTAGTCACATCAAAATCGATGGCGGTGTAACGAAAGCAGGCGGAGTGGTGCGGGATGGACGATTACAGATTGATGATATTTAA
- the dut gene encoding dUTP diphosphatase: MHLRLLKLHPNAIIPKYQHDGDSGVDLHAIEPVAIAPHKTALIKTGLAAEIPIGTELQIRPRSGLALKQSVTVLNSPGTIDANYRGEIGVILINHSDTVFEVKAGMRIAQMVMVPVMHLDITVVDKVSSTSRGTGGFGSTGT; this comes from the coding sequence ATGCACCTCCGCCTCCTCAAGCTCCATCCCAACGCAATTATTCCCAAATATCAACACGATGGGGATTCTGGCGTTGATCTCCATGCCATCGAACCCGTGGCGATCGCCCCCCACAAAACGGCCCTGATCAAAACAGGTCTCGCGGCGGAGATTCCCATTGGCACAGAACTCCAGATCCGCCCCCGCAGTGGCCTAGCCCTCAAACAAAGCGTCACTGTCCTCAACAGCCCTGGCACCATCGACGCCAACTATCGCGGTGAAATCGGCGTGATTTTAATCAACCACAGCGATACGGTCTTTGAGGTTAAAGCCGGGATGCGCATTGCCCAAATGGTGATGGTGCCAGTGATGCATTTGGATATTACAGTGGTCGACAAAGTCAGTAGTACGAGTCGAGGTACGGGCGGGTTCGGCTCTACGGGCACCTAA
- a CDS encoding PAS domain-containing protein, with amino-acid sequence MSTALPPRFPVPEIIASLLYPPVIVGPDLSLPALSDRFCADPQLVGVLVMADEQLLGTVCPGDILRAIAQGKNPQTATAAEIMQRPAPTYPVAALNQIEPLCQYFAQQQLAWLTLVDHQGKPVGILSGDRLAELRQHLNPEPAAAPEYSHHELKFFEEILENAFAGYWDWDLVSNREYLSPSFKRMFGYADHELPNRPESWQKLIFPEDLQKVNQNLQQHIGSHGEIPFCNEVRYRHRDGSTVWVLCSGKVIEWDDQGQPLRMIGSHIDLTPYKRFEERLKRSEASLQEAQRLAHIGSWEVDLTTGNLSWSPELLRMFGLNTTQGPPSYDEHWALIHPDDQERLKRCVETAMRTGESYVVQYRAQLANGQIFYHEARGSSRKDASGKTIRFFGTALDITERVLAEQALRESELRWQFALEGSGDGVWDWNAQTNHVFFSRQWKAMLGYSDAEIGDTLMEWESRIHPDDLAMTYRAIQAHLDGQTEAYRSEHRVRCKDGSYKWILDRGKVIEWTPEGEPLRIIGTHSDIGDRKQAERALIDAKEAAEAAAHAKSMFLATMSHEIRTPMNGIIGMLNLLLYSEDLNAEQQEHAHIALSSAESLLILLNDILDFSKMEAGKLQLEVVDFDLHQFFENFAKLMAFAAQEKGLQLIFDLRGLQHSAIQGDPGRLRQILTNLVSNAIKFTDQGEVIVRCQTERVGDRLDFTCSVMDTGIGIAAEKLNDLFEPFTQLDAGTTRRYGGTGLGLAITQRLCQVMGGTVEVVSTPGEGSCFTFTLGCGAGRSQMSRMTANSLQGLEILVVEEQQNQREILSDELKAWGATVQVAANAQEAIALWQTQPPTTETPLLILDHSLRDMDALTLAQNLQRLYPHKNCQLLLLTTFPYSPTDPQSFPQLTATHHLIKPILSRPLWQACRRFCENFAPPKPKVLDSISQPTAIHPKQKIPARLLLVEDNPVNQIIIRGLCQQFGFSIDVAMGGTEALRMLQAAPENQPYRLILMDCLMPKMNGFQTSQYIRQGEGGDRHRQIPIIALTSTLGEASQEQYLAAGMNDYLSKPLNPQTLRETLNHWLQEQSLITD; translated from the coding sequence ATGTCAACAGCACTTCCACCACGGTTTCCAGTGCCCGAAATTATCGCCAGTTTGCTCTATCCGCCAGTCATTGTTGGGCCTGATCTCTCCCTCCCAGCCTTGAGCGATCGCTTCTGTGCCGATCCTCAGCTTGTCGGTGTACTGGTTATGGCCGACGAACAGCTCCTTGGTACCGTCTGCCCAGGGGATATTTTAAGGGCGATCGCCCAAGGAAAAAATCCCCAAACGGCCACCGCCGCAGAGATTATGCAACGGCCCGCACCGACCTATCCCGTGGCCGCCCTCAACCAAATCGAACCGCTGTGCCAATACTTCGCTCAACAACAACTTGCTTGGTTAACCCTTGTTGATCACCAGGGGAAACCCGTGGGGATCTTATCTGGCGATCGCCTTGCCGAATTACGCCAACACCTCAACCCAGAACCAGCCGCCGCCCCAGAATACAGTCACCATGAACTGAAATTTTTTGAAGAAATTCTTGAAAATGCCTTTGCGGGCTATTGGGACTGGGATCTTGTCAGCAATAGAGAGTATCTCAGCCCCAGTTTTAAGCGGATGTTTGGCTATGCAGATCACGAATTGCCCAACCGCCCAGAATCCTGGCAAAAACTGATTTTTCCCGAAGATCTCCAGAAAGTTAACCAAAACTTGCAACAGCACATTGGGAGCCATGGCGAAATTCCCTTCTGTAACGAAGTCCGTTATCGCCACCGGGATGGCTCCACTGTCTGGGTGCTTTGCTCTGGCAAGGTTATTGAATGGGATGACCAAGGTCAACCGCTGCGCATGATTGGCTCCCACATCGATCTCACGCCTTACAAACGCTTTGAAGAACGCCTCAAACGCAGTGAAGCCTCCCTCCAGGAAGCCCAACGCCTGGCCCATATCGGTAGCTGGGAAGTCGATCTCACCACCGGTAATCTCTCCTGGTCGCCGGAACTATTGCGGATGTTTGGCCTAAACACGACCCAAGGGCCGCCCTCCTACGATGAACATTGGGCATTAATTCACCCCGATGACCAAGAACGTCTCAAGCGCTGCGTTGAAACGGCGATGCGCACGGGCGAAAGCTATGTGGTTCAATACCGTGCCCAACTCGCCAATGGACAAATTTTCTACCATGAAGCGAGGGGCAGTAGTCGAAAAGATGCCTCTGGTAAAACCATTCGTTTTTTTGGAACAGCCCTCGATATTACTGAGCGAGTCCTCGCAGAACAAGCCCTCCGGGAAAGTGAACTCCGCTGGCAATTTGCCCTAGAAGGTTCTGGGGACGGGGTCTGGGATTGGAATGCCCAAACGAACCATGTCTTTTTCTCGCGGCAGTGGAAAGCGATGTTGGGCTACAGCGACGCGGAAATTGGTGACACCCTGATGGAATGGGAAAGTCGTATCCACCCAGATGATTTGGCAATGACTTATCGAGCAATCCAGGCTCACCTTGATGGTCAGACAGAAGCCTATCGCAGTGAACATCGGGTGCGGTGTAAAGATGGATCCTATAAGTGGATTTTAGACCGGGGTAAGGTGATCGAGTGGACGCCGGAAGGAGAGCCCTTGCGGATTATTGGCACCCACAGTGATATTGGCGATCGCAAACAGGCAGAGCGGGCGTTGATTGATGCCAAAGAAGCCGCAGAAGCAGCCGCCCATGCCAAAAGTATGTTTTTAGCCACCATGAGCCACGAAATTCGGACGCCCATGAATGGCATTATTGGCATGCTGAATTTATTACTCTACAGCGAAGATCTCAACGCAGAACAACAAGAACACGCCCACATTGCCCTTTCTAGTGCCGAATCTTTACTGATCCTGCTGAACGATATTTTAGACTTCTCGAAGATGGAAGCCGGGAAGTTGCAACTAGAAGTGGTGGATTTTGATCTCCATCAGTTCTTTGAAAATTTCGCGAAGTTGATGGCCTTTGCGGCCCAAGAGAAAGGTCTACAGCTAATTTTTGATTTGCGGGGTTTGCAACATAGTGCTATCCAAGGGGATCCTGGGCGTTTACGACAAATCCTGACGAATCTGGTGAGTAATGCCATTAAATTTACCGATCAAGGGGAGGTGATTGTTCGCTGTCAAACGGAGCGGGTTGGCGATCGCCTCGATTTTACCTGCTCAGTGATGGATACTGGCATTGGCATCGCCGCCGAAAAACTCAATGATCTTTTTGAGCCTTTTACCCAGTTGGATGCGGGAACCACCCGCCGTTATGGTGGCACAGGGCTCGGTTTGGCCATTACCCAGCGTCTTTGCCAAGTGATGGGGGGCACTGTTGAAGTGGTTAGTACCCCAGGGGAGGGGAGCTGTTTTACCTTTACCCTGGGGTGTGGGGCGGGACGTTCCCAAATGTCGCGGATGACAGCCAATAGCTTGCAGGGGCTAGAAATCCTCGTCGTAGAGGAGCAGCAAAACCAACGGGAAATTTTGTCCGACGAACTCAAAGCCTGGGGTGCCACTGTCCAGGTAGCAGCGAATGCCCAGGAGGCGATCGCCCTCTGGCAAACCCAGCCCCCCACCACCGAAACGCCCCTCCTGATCCTGGATCATTCCCTGAGGGATATGGACGCCCTCACCCTCGCCCAAAATCTCCAACGGCTTTATCCCCATAAAAACTGCCAATTATTACTGCTCACCACGTTTCCTTACAGTCCCACCGATCCCCAAAGCTTCCCCCAACTCACGGCCACCCACCACCTCATCAAGCCGATTTTATCCCGTCCCCTATGGCAGGCCTGTCGGCGTTTCTGTGAAAACTTCGCCCCGCCAAAACCGAAAGTCCTAGACTCCATCTCTCAACCCACCGCAATTCATCCAAAGCAAAAAATCCCAGCCCGTCTCCTCCTCGTGGAAGATAACCCCGTCAATCAAATTATTATTCGGGGCCTCTGTCAGCAGTTTGGTTTTTCTATCGATGTTGCCATGGGCGGCACAGAAGCCCTACGGATGCTCCAGGCGGCTCCAGAAAATCAGCCTTACCGTTTAATTTTGATGGATTGCCTCATGCCCAAGATGAATGGCTTTCAAACGAGCCAATATATTCGCCAGGGTGAAGGCGGCGATCGCCACCGACAAATACCGATCATTGCCCTCACTTCCACCCTAGGAGAAGCCAGCCAAGAGCAGTATTTGGCAGCGGGCATGAATGACTATCTCAGTAAACCCCTCAATCCCCAAACCCTCCGGGAAACCCTTAATCACTGGTTACAGGAACAGTCCCTGATAACCGACTAA
- a CDS encoding mechanosensitive ion channel, producing the protein MVDSYPVLALQLPESLQTLVGEDVANIIKAIAILIIGWIVALVVKAIVKGLLNKTEVDNKIAAWITGQDGKSDLPIEIWAANIVYWFVILFTVVAVLETLQLDGVYTPLNELLSQVTNFLPQLFAAGLWLGVAWLVATIAKLIVVKGLNTFRLDERLNPASLEAETEETEAAPQSQTTNISETIGNALYWFIFFFFLTPILETLGLENTLAPLRDLVDEVLLILPDLFAAALIGVVGWFIAQVVRRLVTNLLKATGVDQIGEKFGLSSSAGRQSLSWVLGTVAYILILIPVAISALEVAQIEAISLPAIAMLDQVLMLLPKLLAAAIILTFAYVVGEYVSEFVSNVLTGFGFDNVLTWLGLDGMVSAAPREGEGETTKPGKTPSQVMGTISLVVIMLVAALTAVDVLQIEALTSVVGVILAIAGQVLVALLIFALGLYFSNISYKALAASGSRQSKILGQAARIIILVLVGAMALEQMGIATNIVNLAFGLLVGGIAVAIAIAFGLGGKDIAAEQVRNWLDSMKDD; encoded by the coding sequence ATGGTAGATTCCTATCCTGTTTTAGCACTCCAACTGCCGGAGTCTCTACAAACCCTCGTTGGGGAAGATGTCGCCAATATTATTAAAGCGATCGCCATCTTAATCATCGGTTGGATCGTGGCCCTAGTGGTCAAAGCGATCGTCAAAGGGCTCCTGAATAAAACCGAAGTTGATAATAAAATTGCCGCTTGGATCACCGGTCAAGACGGTAAAAGTGATCTGCCCATTGAAATTTGGGCCGCAAATATCGTCTACTGGTTTGTCATCCTCTTTACGGTGGTGGCTGTTTTAGAAACCCTCCAGCTTGATGGGGTTTACACGCCACTGAATGAACTACTCAGTCAAGTGACAAACTTCTTGCCCCAACTGTTTGCGGCAGGTCTGTGGTTAGGGGTCGCTTGGTTGGTGGCCACCATTGCCAAATTAATTGTCGTCAAAGGCCTCAATACCTTTCGACTTGATGAGCGCCTCAATCCCGCTAGCCTCGAAGCTGAGACCGAGGAGACAGAAGCTGCTCCGCAATCCCAGACCACCAATATCAGTGAAACCATCGGCAATGCGCTGTATTGGTTCATTTTCTTCTTTTTCCTCACACCGATCCTCGAAACCCTGGGTCTAGAAAATACCCTTGCGCCCCTCCGGGATTTGGTAGACGAGGTGCTACTCATCCTGCCGGATCTCTTTGCAGCGGCCCTAATTGGGGTTGTGGGTTGGTTCATTGCCCAGGTGGTACGCCGTTTGGTGACCAATCTCCTGAAGGCAACGGGCGTGGATCAGATTGGCGAAAAATTTGGTCTATCTAGTAGTGCTGGGCGACAGTCTTTGTCTTGGGTACTCGGTACTGTTGCTTATATTTTGATCTTGATCCCTGTGGCGATTTCTGCCCTAGAGGTGGCCCAAATTGAGGCGATTTCTCTCCCGGCGATCGCCATGTTGGATCAAGTATTGATGCTCTTGCCCAAGCTTCTCGCGGCGGCGATTATTCTCACCTTTGCCTATGTAGTGGGTGAATATGTGTCTGAGTTTGTGAGTAATGTGCTGACGGGTTTTGGCTTTGATAATGTCTTAACTTGGCTCGGCCTCGATGGGATGGTCAGTGCTGCCCCTAGGGAAGGCGAAGGCGAAACCACGAAACCAGGTAAAACCCCTTCCCAGGTAATGGGGACAATTTCCCTGGTGGTCATTATGTTGGTGGCGGCTCTTACTGCCGTTGATGTACTGCAAATTGAGGCTCTTACCAGCGTTGTAGGCGTCATTTTAGCGATCGCCGGACAGGTATTAGTCGCACTCCTAATCTTTGCGTTGGGTTTGTATTTCTCCAACATTTCCTACAAAGCTCTGGCTGCATCTGGTTCTAGGCAATCGAAGATCCTCGGTCAAGCGGCGCGGATCATTATCCTCGTCCTCGTTGGGGCGATGGCCCTGGAACAAATGGGCATTGCGACCAATATTGTCAATCTTGCCTTTGGGTTGCTCGTCGGTGGAATCGCCGTGGCGATCGCCATTGCCTTTGGTCTCGGTGGTAAAGATATCGCCGCAGAACAGGTCAGAAATTGGCTTGATTCGATGAAAGACGACTAA
- a CDS encoding energy-coupling factor ABC transporter ATP-binding protein, protein MSSPAIAVENLNFSWQPDKKILSHCNLAVPQGEFWMLLGTNGSGKSTLLRILAGLLTADSGTVELIQPVGFVFQNPDHQLVMPTVGADVAFGLVSERLPTPIIQQRVAEALGAVGLSNLARRPIYALSGGQKQRVAIAGAIARHCEVLLLDEPTALLDGDTQLDLVKQVQHLVKSRGMTALWVTHRLDELDFCDGAFLLENGRVVDQGDPQILKHRLQTTTV, encoded by the coding sequence ATGTCTAGTCCTGCCATAGCCGTCGAAAACCTGAATTTTAGTTGGCAACCGGACAAAAAAATCCTCAGTCACTGCAATTTAGCCGTCCCCCAGGGGGAATTTTGGATGCTCTTGGGCACCAATGGCAGTGGAAAATCGACCCTACTACGCATTTTGGCGGGACTCTTGACGGCCGATTCGGGTACCGTTGAATTGATCCAGCCCGTCGGCTTTGTCTTCCAAAACCCCGACCACCAATTGGTCATGCCCACCGTGGGGGCGGATGTGGCCTTTGGCTTGGTTTCCGAACGCTTACCGACCCCCATCATTCAACAACGGGTGGCCGAAGCCTTGGGCGCAGTGGGTCTCAGTAATTTAGCGCGTCGGCCGATCTATGCCCTCAGTGGTGGCCAAAAACAACGGGTCGCCATTGCCGGGGCGATCGCCAGACATTGTGAAGTCCTCCTCCTCGATGAACCCACGGCCCTTTTGGATGGCGATACCCAGCTTGATCTCGTCAAACAGGTACAACATTTAGTAAAAAGCCGGGGGATGACGGCCCTTTGGGTGACCCATCGCCTCGATGAATTAGACTTTTGTGATGGGGCTTTCCTTTTGGAAAATGGCCGAGTCGTTGACCAAGGTGATCCCCAAATCCTCAAACATCGTTTACAAACCACCACCGTCTAG
- a CDS encoding glycosyltransferase family 4 protein encodes MKIVMFSINPLFRDHVTGGAPKQIKNISVYLGEMGHEVVILSTRCADSCVEFRWHEKVLVKPILRFHQPFPQPYAIPAYDIANMMQDVAAHLDGADRFYMHDGEFLFPYAYQHIPTVVALRDNVYPETILGGFLFQGDRLIAVSEYSRRFYAETMGRFLPELNERLLVVSTGIDWDIFKPTMPQEILEIVSVDPAKDAIVIHPHRPEPTKGLPQAIAVADLLVHKYGISNLKVLVPRWLEVGISPEVAAFYQEMETEIKTRNLTQHFIFHEWIPQSLMPQYYSLGAVTLGLGNFVESFGNSPYESLGCGTPAIVSRVSTHRELLPDHLIDKVHFGDAETAAAIAHQIITEKRKPSPETLAYLHENYGVQSQLEGYAQAILNAKCREPLTYRYTPITEESCYRLPSWCYLWEGGIYHDFLAKHQTIPALQSLLNQYPEGFTQQAAIAENITLEQLENWYRDGYLIVQ; translated from the coding sequence ATGAAAATTGTCATGTTCTCCATTAATCCTCTGTTCCGTGACCATGTGACCGGAGGCGCACCGAAACAAATTAAAAATATCTCGGTGTATCTGGGGGAAATGGGGCATGAGGTGGTGATTCTCTCGACCCGTTGCGCTGATAGTTGCGTTGAATTTCGCTGGCATGAAAAGGTGCTGGTCAAACCGATTTTGCGGTTCCATCAACCCTTTCCGCAGCCCTACGCCATCCCTGCCTATGACATTGCGAACATGATGCAGGATGTAGCAGCACACCTCGACGGGGCAGATCGCTTCTATATGCACGATGGGGAATTTCTGTTTCCCTATGCCTACCAGCACATTCCGACGGTGGTAGCCCTGCGGGATAACGTCTATCCAGAAACGATTTTAGGGGGATTTCTCTTTCAGGGCGATCGCCTGATTGCGGTGTCGGAATATTCGCGGCGATTTTATGCGGAGACAATGGGGCGATTTTTACCGGAATTAAATGAGCGGTTATTGGTGGTTTCAACGGGTATTGATTGGGATATTTTTAAACCTACCATGCCCCAAGAAATTTTAGAAATTGTGTCAGTTGATCCAGCAAAAGATGCGATTGTCATTCATCCCCACCGCCCCGAACCCACGAAGGGTTTACCTCAGGCGATCGCCGTCGCGGATTTACTGGTTCATAAATACGGTATTAGCAATTTAAAAGTATTAGTGCCCCGTTGGTTAGAGGTGGGTATTTCGCCGGAAGTAGCCGCTTTTTATCAAGAGATGGAAACGGAGATTAAAACCCGCAATTTAACGCAACATTTCATTTTTCATGAATGGATTCCCCAGTCTTTAATGCCACAATATTACAGCTTAGGTGCGGTCACGTTAGGCTTAGGCAATTTCGTTGAATCCTTTGGTAATTCCCCCTATGAATCCTTAGGTTGTGGTACGCCCGCGATTGTGTCCCGTGTGTCTACCCATCGGGAATTATTGCCGGATCATTTAATTGATAAAGTTCATTTTGGCGATGCCGAAACCGCTGCGGCGATCGCCCATCAAATTATTACGGAAAAACGCAAACCTTCCCCCGAAACCCTCGCCTATCTCCACGAAAATTATGGCGTACAAAGTCAACTCGAAGGCTATGCCCAAGCAATTTTAAATGCGAAATGTCGTGAACCCCTCACCTATCGTTATACGCCGATCACGGAGGAAAGCTGCTACCGTTTACCGTCGTGGTGTTACCTCTGGGAAGGGGGGATTTACCATGATTTTCTCGCCAAACACCAAACGATTCCTGCCCTACAATCATTGCTCAATCAATATCCTGAGGGCTTTACCCAACAAGCGGCGATCGCCGAAAATATTACCCTTGAACAGCTTGAAAACTGGTATCGGGACGGTTATCTGATTGTCCAATAG
- the psbA gene encoding photosystem II q(b) protein produces the protein MTTTLQQRGSASLWEKFCQWITSTENRIYVGWFGVLMIPTLLTATTCFIIAFIAAPPVDIDGIREPVAGSLLYGNNIVSGAVVPSSNAIGLHFYPIWEAASLDEWLYNGGPYQLVIFHFLIGVFCYMGREWELSYRLGMRPWICVAFSAPVAAATAVFLIYPIGQGSFSDGMPLGISGTFNFMIVFQAEHNILMHPFHMLGVAGVFGGSLFSAMHGSLVTSSLVRETTETESQNYGYKFGQEEETYNIVAAHGYFGRLIFQYASFNNSRSLHFFLGAWPVVGIWFTALGVSTMAFNLNGFNFNQSILDSQGRVINTWADILNRANLGFEVMHERNAHNFPLDLAAGEQAPVALQAPAING, from the coding sequence ATGACTACTACACTACAACAGCGCGGCAGCGCTTCCTTGTGGGAGAAGTTCTGTCAGTGGATCACCAGCACCGAGAACCGCATCTATGTCGGTTGGTTCGGCGTCCTGATGATTCCTACCCTTCTCACTGCAACCACCTGCTTCATCATTGCGTTCATCGCTGCTCCTCCCGTTGACATCGACGGTATCCGTGAGCCCGTAGCAGGTTCTCTCCTTTACGGTAACAACATCGTCTCTGGCGCAGTTGTACCTTCTTCTAACGCAATTGGTCTCCACTTCTATCCCATCTGGGAAGCAGCTTCCCTCGATGAGTGGTTGTACAACGGTGGCCCTTACCAGTTGGTAATTTTCCACTTCCTCATTGGCGTATTCTGCTACATGGGTCGTGAGTGGGAACTTTCTTACCGCCTCGGTATGCGTCCCTGGATCTGTGTTGCATTCTCTGCTCCCGTAGCAGCAGCAACTGCAGTATTCCTCATCTACCCCATCGGTCAAGGTTCCTTCTCTGATGGTATGCCTTTGGGTATCTCTGGTACGTTCAACTTCATGATCGTATTCCAGGCAGAGCACAACATCCTGATGCACCCCTTCCACATGCTTGGTGTGGCTGGTGTATTCGGTGGTTCTTTGTTCTCCGCAATGCACGGTTCTCTCGTAACCTCTTCTTTGGTACGTGAGACTACTGAAACCGAATCTCAAAACTACGGTTACAAGTTCGGTCAAGAGGAAGAAACCTACAACATCGTTGCAGCTCACGGCTACTTCGGTCGTTTGATCTTCCAATATGCATCTTTCAACAACTCTCGTTCCTTGCACTTCTTCTTGGGTGCATGGCCTGTAGTAGGTATCTGGTTCACTGCCCTTGGTGTATCTACCATGGCATTCAACCTGAACGGTTTCAACTTCAACCAGTCCATCCTTGATTCTCAAGGTCGTGTAATCAACACCTGGGCTGACATTCTGAACCGTGCCAACCTCGGTTTTGAAGTAATGCACGAGCGTAATGCTCACAACTTCCCCTTAGACTTAGCAGCTGGCGAGCAAGCTCCTGTAGCACTGCAAGCACCTGCAATCAACGGTTAA
- a CDS encoding SRPBCC family protein: MEIFEQSIQVRASATCVEQCFTDLETMHRWLNPLLQCEPLGDRWSTALESQSRFWLKIPLVNLVLNNRVVEREPGLIVWQFTGFFRGRDRWECIPNATGTQLVNRFQFDIPNPLVRWGFKTFAARWTQKDMQAQLRRIKAIAEAAQP, translated from the coding sequence ATGGAAATTTTTGAACAATCAATTCAAGTGCGAGCCAGCGCCACCTGTGTCGAGCAGTGTTTTACGGATCTAGAAACCATGCACCGCTGGCTAAATCCCCTCCTACAGTGTGAACCCCTGGGCGATCGCTGGAGTACAGCCCTCGAAAGTCAAAGTCGCTTTTGGTTAAAAATTCCCTTGGTTAACCTGGTGTTGAATAATCGTGTCGTGGAACGGGAACCGGGTTTAATTGTCTGGCAATTTACCGGATTTTTCCGGGGACGAGACCGTTGGGAATGTATCCCCAATGCCACAGGAACCCAGTTAGTGAACCGCTTTCAGTTTGACATTCCCAATCCTTTGGTACGTTGGGGGTTTAAAACCTTTGCCGCCCGCTGGACGCAGAAAGACATGCAAGCCCAACTGCGCCGGATCAAGGCGATCGCCGAAGCCGCCCAACCGTGA